Proteins from a single region of Sphaerochaeta globosa str. Buddy:
- a CDS encoding ABC transporter substrate-binding protein: protein MKRNLLIIALVCMLLVPSFIFAQPAVEESTSSTMRLAWWGNPTRDERTLKAVDLFMAKYPEITIETETTGWGGYWDKMNTQAAAGSLPDLMQHDYAYMLQWVSRNQLADLTPYVQKGIINLSKVNESFLSGGRVNGKLYGISLGTNAVCLAYDPAVLAKAGIAEPDSATWTWEDFERIALEIYRKTGVKTLPFFTTDPKVGFDNMIRQTGASTYGKTGLGFTDTTVLREFYAIQLRLLEAGALVAPEVAFVSVTPEEGEFAKGRSWVEYIWSNQFVSQQAAAKRPLKLALLPNIKNAKAKGTFLKPSMFFSIPASAENPEAAAKFLNYFLNDTSVNDVLMGERGVPIPDDVREHMSTKVDAINKQIFDYISLASKNAGPIDPPDPAGSGEFLKMVRDVTQEILYKRVSLDAGVSKIMTQGNQILK from the coding sequence ATGAAAAGGAACCTTCTCATCATCGCCCTCGTATGCATGCTTCTGGTGCCGAGTTTTATCTTCGCCCAGCCAGCTGTCGAAGAGAGCACAAGTTCAACCATGCGCCTCGCTTGGTGGGGAAACCCTACCCGTGATGAGCGCACCCTGAAAGCAGTAGATCTGTTCATGGCCAAGTACCCAGAAATCACGATTGAAACCGAGACTACCGGTTGGGGTGGATACTGGGACAAAATGAACACCCAGGCCGCGGCAGGGAGCCTTCCCGATCTGATGCAGCACGACTATGCATACATGCTGCAATGGGTATCCCGCAATCAGCTCGCAGACCTCACCCCGTATGTACAGAAAGGCATCATCAACCTGTCCAAGGTAAATGAATCCTTCCTCTCAGGCGGAAGGGTGAACGGCAAGCTCTACGGTATCAGTCTCGGCACCAACGCTGTCTGTCTGGCCTACGACCCGGCAGTACTTGCTAAGGCCGGCATTGCCGAACCCGATAGTGCTACTTGGACTTGGGAAGATTTTGAGCGCATCGCTCTCGAAATCTATCGCAAGACCGGTGTAAAAACCCTCCCCTTCTTCACTACCGATCCCAAAGTGGGATTCGACAACATGATCCGCCAAACCGGTGCCTCAACCTACGGAAAGACCGGCTTGGGCTTCACCGACACCACTGTCCTGCGCGAGTTCTATGCAATCCAGCTCAGACTGCTCGAAGCCGGTGCGTTGGTCGCTCCTGAAGTAGCCTTTGTCAGCGTTACTCCTGAAGAAGGTGAATTCGCAAAAGGCCGCTCATGGGTAGAGTACATTTGGTCCAACCAGTTCGTATCACAACAGGCTGCTGCCAAGCGCCCGCTCAAGTTGGCCTTACTGCCCAACATCAAGAATGCCAAGGCCAAGGGAACCTTCCTCAAGCCTTCGATGTTCTTCTCAATCCCCGCTTCTGCTGAGAATCCGGAAGCTGCTGCCAAGTTCCTCAACTACTTCCTCAATGACACGTCTGTCAATGATGTGTTGATGGGTGAACGCGGCGTTCCCATTCCCGATGATGTACGCGAGCATATGTCTACCAAGGTCGATGCAATCAACAAGCAGATTTTTGATTACATCAGCCTTGCTTCCAAGAATGCTGGTCCGATTGATCCTCCCGATCCTGCCGGATCCGGTGAATTTTTGAAGATGGTCCGTGACGTCACCCAGGAAATCCTGTACAAGCGCGTCAGCTTGGACGCTGGTGTTTCCAAGATCATGACCCAGGGAAACCAGATTCTCAAATAA
- a CDS encoding carbohydrate ABC transporter permease: MTNYKIKHMLGQVVFHIVVILLGFIMLYPILWMVSNSFKDNAEIFNSTSLIPKTFHFENYARGWKFNNSVTFTTFFYNSFYYTILSTIGSVIASSLVAYGFARVPFRGRTFWYGCMFMTMMVPYQVVMVPQFIIFHKLGWINSFKPLIIPQFAGLPFFIFLMVQFIRQIPYELDDSAKIDGCNRFMIYSRILFPLIKPAVITSTIFSFYWRWDDFLGPLLFLNKPRLFTVSLALRMFSDPMNSTDWSAIFAMGTLTLLPVLVIFLIFQKYIVQGLVTTGLKG; the protein is encoded by the coding sequence ATGACGAACTATAAAATCAAACACATGCTCGGGCAGGTGGTTTTCCACATCGTGGTGATTCTGCTGGGCTTCATCATGCTCTATCCAATCCTCTGGATGGTCTCCAACTCATTCAAGGACAATGCAGAGATTTTCAACTCCACTTCACTGATCCCAAAAACATTCCACTTTGAGAACTATGCCCGTGGATGGAAGTTCAACAACTCAGTAACCTTCACCACCTTTTTCTATAACTCATTCTACTACACCATCCTCTCTACCATTGGATCTGTGATCGCTTCTTCCCTGGTTGCCTACGGCTTTGCCCGGGTGCCCTTCAGAGGACGCACATTCTGGTATGGTTGCATGTTCATGACCATGATGGTTCCGTATCAGGTGGTCATGGTCCCTCAGTTCATCATTTTCCACAAGCTCGGATGGATCAACAGCTTCAAGCCCTTGATCATCCCCCAGTTTGCAGGACTGCCCTTCTTCATTTTCCTCATGGTGCAGTTCATACGCCAGATTCCCTATGAGCTGGACGATTCAGCAAAAATCGACGGCTGCAACCGCTTCATGATCTATTCCAGGATTTTGTTCCCCCTGATCAAACCTGCGGTCATCACCAGTACGATTTTCAGTTTCTATTGGCGTTGGGATGATTTTTTGGGTCCGTTGCTCTTTTTGAACAAGCCCCGGTTGTTTACCGTCTCGCTTGCTCTTCGCATGTTCAGCGACCCCATGAATTCCACCGACTGGTCGGCCATCTTTGCCATGGGGACGCTTACCCTGCTTCCGGTTCTCGTCATTTTCCTGATTTTCCAGAAGTATATTGTCCAGGGCTTGGTAACTACCGGACTGAAAGGCTAG
- the efp gene encoding elongation factor P, which produces MIKAGQIDKGTALLIKGQPFVCIDREFVNPGKGSAFVRLKLKSPSTGQTLQETMKSQDNAEDITVVDRDCQYLYNDGENFHLMLTDNFEQIEVPMGNFPDYQYLMKDGETYRCTFWEAQLLEIQVPPKVVFFVAEAEEAVKGDTVQGATKYVTTETGLKVRVPIFIKQGERIRVNTETKEYLERVNN; this is translated from the coding sequence ATGATTAAAGCAGGTCAAATCGATAAGGGAACCGCCTTGTTGATCAAAGGACAGCCCTTTGTGTGCATCGACCGTGAATTTGTAAACCCCGGAAAAGGCTCTGCTTTCGTACGCCTGAAGCTGAAAAGCCCTTCCACCGGCCAGACGCTGCAAGAGACAATGAAGAGCCAGGACAATGCCGAGGATATCACCGTAGTCGATCGAGACTGTCAGTATCTGTACAACGATGGGGAGAACTTCCACCTGATGTTGACTGACAATTTCGAGCAGATAGAAGTGCCGATGGGCAACTTCCCCGACTACCAGTATCTGATGAAGGACGGAGAAACCTACCGCTGTACTTTCTGGGAAGCCCAGCTGTTGGAAATCCAAGTACCCCCCAAGGTAGTCTTTTTTGTGGCAGAGGCTGAGGAAGCCGTCAAGGGTGACACCGTACAGGGTGCAACCAAGTACGTCACCACCGAAACCGGACTGAAGGTTCGCGTTCCCATCTTCATCAAGCAAGGTGAGAGAATCCGCGTGAATACGGAAACCAAGGAATACCTAGAGCGTGTAAACAACTAA
- a CDS encoding amino acid--tRNA ligase-related protein — translation MKAAAKFRSILYRNIRSFFDERDYTEVDTPILSTTLIPESTIENFSTRFQNPFLPSTELYLVPSPEIFMKQLIARGLGSVYQIGHCFRNSEQLGHIHNPEFSMLEYYTVGADEEESIRITEELFASLLPKDSPKYLRPPFARLSVAEAMQQYAGVDLDKHQKQATLAQEAKRLGLTLPDEPESWEETFNRIFLTFVEPNLPQESPLVLERYPKQIECLAQQDGAYRRRWELYVKGVEVANCYDEDRDQATIQAYYRDEYARLVQKREESGTVIPDVDPSLASVFSAMPPCSGVAMGLDRLQMLLMGKSDLEGVILFPLSGMLTSGNTRNL, via the coding sequence ATGAAAGCAGCAGCAAAATTCCGCAGTATCCTCTACCGAAATATCCGATCCTTTTTCGATGAACGCGACTACACCGAGGTCGACACCCCGATTTTAAGCACCACCCTCATTCCCGAGTCCACTATCGAAAACTTTTCTACGCGTTTCCAAAATCCGTTTCTCCCCTCCACCGAGTTGTATCTGGTTCCCTCACCGGAAATTTTCATGAAACAACTTATCGCCCGAGGCTTGGGCAGTGTGTATCAGATCGGCCACTGTTTCCGCAACAGCGAGCAGCTGGGACATATCCATAATCCTGAGTTCTCCATGCTTGAGTATTATACGGTGGGAGCCGATGAGGAAGAATCAATTCGTATCACCGAAGAGTTGTTCGCTTCCCTGCTTCCCAAAGACAGTCCAAAATACCTACGCCCACCATTTGCCAGGCTCAGCGTCGCCGAGGCGATGCAGCAGTATGCCGGCGTCGACCTTGACAAACACCAAAAACAAGCCACACTTGCCCAAGAAGCAAAAAGGCTGGGACTGACCCTGCCAGATGAACCTGAAAGTTGGGAGGAAACCTTCAACCGAATTTTCTTAACCTTCGTCGAACCCAACCTTCCACAAGAAAGCCCTTTGGTACTTGAACGCTATCCCAAACAGATTGAGTGCCTGGCCCAGCAGGATGGTGCCTACAGGCGGCGCTGGGAGTTGTATGTAAAGGGAGTGGAAGTTGCAAACTGTTATGATGAGGACCGGGACCAGGCAACAATCCAAGCATACTACCGTGATGAGTATGCACGCCTTGTCCAAAAGCGGGAAGAAAGCGGCACGGTGATTCCTGATGTAGACCCTTCCTTGGCCTCAGTTTTCTCTGCCATGCCCCCTTGTTCGGGCGTTGCCATGGGACTTGACCGGCTGCAGATGTTGCTCATGGGAAAAAGCGACCTTGAGGGGGTGATTCTTTTTCCCCTTTCTGGTATGCTGACCAGTGGAAATACGCGCAATTTGTAA
- the mnmG gene encoding tRNA uridine-5-carboxymethylaminomethyl(34) synthesis enzyme MnmG — MDYDAIVVGGGHAGIEAGLALSRIGFSTLLITQNLDTIGKLSCNPAIGGLSKGNLVREVDALGGEMAHLIDHSMIQYRILNRRRGPAVQAPRAQADKFTYARLAKETLEAEHNLALFMDTVVDILLDDHNRLVGVVTDRRHTITCKVMVLTTGTFMEGRIFIGEYDASNGRLDEPAAIGLGSALRRKGFPVGRMKTGTPARVRRSSLDFDTMEVQDGEEHMMPFSFDYNSVDRPALPCYITWTNENTHQIIRQNIHRSPLYGGKIVGKGPRYCPSIEDKVVRFPDRDRHQIFVEPEGVGTEEMYLNGISSSLPEDVQHAFIHSIAGLEHAQIMRPAYAVEYDFIDPQALFPSLESKLVENLFIAGQTNGTSGYEEAACQGLMAGINAAQKLKGEKPLVLSRNEAYTGVLIDDLVTMGTQEPYRMFTSRAEYRLNLRHDSCDQRLTAKGFAVGLQKQENLERLQEKLAKMDAVKDLLRARRLQEKSALQALRMPDLTMSDLVAYIPELKAYEEPILYQVELDVKYEGYINRQDRQVSRFEKLESLLIDENLNYDAIDGLSAEGKEKLKKVRPLSVGQATRINGVRNGDIAVLIVHLDRGGRHDR, encoded by the coding sequence ATGGATTATGATGCAATAGTTGTTGGGGGAGGGCATGCCGGTATTGAGGCGGGCCTTGCCCTTTCCAGAATTGGGTTTTCGACCTTGTTGATCACCCAGAATCTCGACACCATCGGTAAGCTCTCCTGCAATCCAGCCATCGGAGGCTTGAGCAAGGGGAATCTGGTGCGTGAAGTCGATGCCCTTGGCGGGGAGATGGCTCACCTGATTGACCACTCCATGATTCAATACCGGATCCTCAACCGGCGTCGCGGGCCTGCAGTGCAGGCTCCCCGTGCCCAGGCGGACAAGTTTACCTATGCCCGTCTGGCAAAGGAAACGCTGGAAGCAGAGCATAATCTCGCCTTGTTCATGGATACGGTAGTTGATATCCTGCTCGATGATCACAACCGCCTGGTCGGGGTGGTGACCGACAGGCGTCATACCATTACCTGCAAGGTGATGGTCCTGACAACGGGAACCTTCATGGAAGGACGGATTTTCATCGGCGAGTACGATGCCTCAAACGGTCGCCTCGATGAGCCTGCAGCCATAGGACTTGGCAGTGCATTACGCAGAAAGGGTTTTCCGGTAGGAAGAATGAAGACCGGAACCCCTGCACGGGTGAGACGCTCGAGTCTGGATTTCGATACGATGGAAGTCCAGGATGGCGAAGAGCACATGATGCCCTTCAGCTTCGATTACAACAGCGTGGATCGCCCCGCTCTTCCTTGTTACATCACCTGGACTAATGAGAATACCCACCAGATCATCAGGCAAAACATCCACCGTTCCCCGCTGTACGGTGGGAAGATCGTCGGCAAGGGGCCACGATATTGCCCTTCCATCGAAGACAAGGTGGTTCGGTTTCCCGACCGCGACCGCCATCAGATCTTTGTGGAGCCCGAAGGGGTGGGAACAGAGGAAATGTATCTGAATGGGATTTCTTCTTCGCTTCCCGAGGATGTTCAGCATGCGTTCATTCATAGTATTGCAGGTCTTGAACATGCCCAGATTATGCGTCCCGCCTATGCTGTCGAGTACGATTTCATCGATCCGCAGGCACTCTTTCCTTCCTTGGAAAGCAAGCTGGTGGAGAATCTATTCATTGCAGGGCAGACCAACGGCACCAGCGGGTATGAGGAGGCGGCATGCCAGGGCTTGATGGCCGGCATTAATGCAGCCCAAAAGCTCAAGGGTGAGAAACCTTTGGTGCTCAGCCGCAACGAAGCCTATACCGGTGTACTCATCGATGACCTGGTCACCATGGGAACCCAGGAACCCTATCGAATGTTCACCAGCCGTGCCGAATATCGGCTCAACCTGCGCCATGACAGTTGCGACCAAAGGCTCACCGCCAAGGGTTTTGCCGTTGGGCTGCAAAAGCAGGAAAACCTGGAGCGCCTCCAAGAAAAGCTTGCGAAGATGGATGCGGTCAAGGATCTATTGCGTGCACGAAGGCTACAGGAAAAGAGTGCACTGCAAGCCTTGCGGATGCCTGATCTGACCATGAGTGACTTGGTTGCATACATTCCGGAACTCAAGGCATATGAGGAACCCATTCTCTATCAGGTGGAGCTCGATGTGAAGTACGAAGGGTACATCAACCGGCAGGATCGACAGGTCAGCCGGTTTGAGAAACTGGAAAGTCTTTTGATCGACGAGAATCTGAATTATGATGCCATTGACGGCTTGAGTGCAGAGGGCAAGGAAAAGCTTAAAAAGGTTCGTCCTCTTTCAGTTGGGCAGGCGACCAGGATAAACGGGGTGCGCAACGGCGACATAGCAGTGCTCATTGTGCATCTCGACCGAGGAGGAAGGCATGACAGGTAA
- a CDS encoding carbohydrate ABC transporter permease — protein sequence MKHINKRTRALMEDAAGYAFISPWLLGFVAFSIIPILFSLYYSFTDYDILGEPVFNGLENFRRMAGDHLFWQSLKVTFFYAFVSVPLRLIFAFFVAMLFNRGTRAIRFYQAIYYVPSLVGGSIAIAVMWRRLFMADGALNAALAKIGIITQSSWIGNPDTAIWTLIILAIWQFGSSMLIFLAGLRQIPRELYEAASIDGAGSFRKFLNITVPQITPVLFFNLVMQLINGFTVFTQAFVVSGGTGDPLNSTLVYALYLYQRAFKYYNMGYSSAMAWVLVLIIGVMTGIVFKTSSSWVFYEAKEGK from the coding sequence ATGAAGCATATCAACAAACGCACCCGAGCTTTGATGGAAGATGCTGCAGGGTACGCATTCATCAGCCCTTGGTTGCTTGGATTCGTAGCTTTTTCCATCATACCGATCCTCTTCTCTCTCTATTATTCATTCACAGACTATGACATCCTCGGAGAGCCGGTCTTCAACGGTTTGGAAAACTTCAGGAGAATGGCAGGTGACCACCTCTTTTGGCAATCCTTGAAAGTCACCTTCTTCTATGCGTTTGTATCCGTCCCTCTTCGTCTGATTTTCGCATTCTTTGTCGCAATGCTCTTCAACCGCGGCACGCGTGCCATACGTTTCTATCAGGCAATCTACTATGTGCCCTCCCTCGTGGGTGGTTCGATTGCAATAGCGGTGATGTGGCGCAGGCTCTTTATGGCCGATGGGGCGCTGAACGCAGCCCTTGCAAAAATCGGTATCATCACCCAGAGTTCGTGGATCGGCAACCCCGATACCGCAATCTGGACGCTCATCATCCTTGCAATCTGGCAATTTGGTTCGTCCATGCTGATTTTCCTGGCTGGACTGCGTCAGATTCCCAGGGAACTGTATGAAGCTGCATCCATTGATGGAGCCGGCTCTTTCAGGAAGTTCCTCAATATCACCGTTCCCCAAATCACTCCGGTTCTCTTCTTCAACCTGGTCATGCAGCTGATCAACGGCTTTACCGTCTTCACCCAGGCCTTCGTGGTCTCCGGTGGTACGGGAGACCCGCTGAACTCAACGCTGGTATATGCACTGTATCTCTACCAGCGGGCTTTCAAGTACTACAACATGGGCTACAGCAGCGCCATGGCATGGGTCTTGGTACTCATCATCGGCGTGATGACCGGCATCGTCTTCAAGACCTCCAGCTCCTGGGTCTTCTATGAAGCAAAGGAGGGCAAATAA
- the mnmE gene encoding tRNA uridine-5-carboxymethylaminomethyl(34) synthesis GTPase MnmE → MKGYVTDDIIYALATAWAQSALAVVRVSGQGCRNLLSTRFSRPKALIEAANATLVHGYLRDGNGSAIDEVVAAVYTDGHGYTKEESVEFSCHGSLAVIKEILALFNHLGMRSAEGGEFTFRAFLHGRLDLTQAEAVGELVSSQSQISRSLALGRLEGSLRGRIAAMKEQLLGIVAAVEVQLDYAEDELDEFVFPRSGLVDLIKQVKDLSATYQIGRLYRMGARIVLAGSTNAGKSSLFNLLLKQERSIVSPVRGTTRDYIEADLDVQGIPIRLYDTAGLRESDDAIESEGIRRTERLIGQADLVVYLVDSTELGHVPKEDERTLVVYNKSDLVKPPKGRMAISAQTGEGVPNLLAEIAKRLAKGSVSSGDEQVVIESERQHTLLENAAQALQRCLVLVDQDIPLDITAVELGEALQNLGELTGEVTPADILQKIFSGFCVGK, encoded by the coding sequence ATGAAAGGATATGTTACTGATGACATCATCTATGCCCTTGCAACCGCCTGGGCGCAGAGTGCCCTTGCGGTGGTCAGGGTCAGTGGCCAGGGGTGCAGAAACCTGCTTAGTACCCGGTTTTCACGGCCTAAAGCCTTGATTGAGGCGGCAAATGCAACCTTGGTGCATGGCTACCTCCGCGATGGGAATGGTTCTGCCATTGATGAAGTCGTTGCTGCTGTATATACAGACGGACACGGATACACAAAAGAAGAGTCCGTGGAATTTTCGTGTCATGGCTCGCTTGCAGTGATCAAGGAAATTCTCGCCCTTTTCAACCACCTGGGCATGCGCAGCGCAGAGGGCGGTGAATTCACGTTCCGAGCCTTCCTGCATGGCAGACTTGACCTGACCCAGGCCGAAGCCGTCGGTGAGTTGGTCTCCAGCCAAAGCCAGATTTCACGTTCCTTGGCCTTGGGCCGGCTGGAAGGAAGCCTCCGTGGACGGATAGCTGCAATGAAAGAGCAGCTGCTTGGCATTGTTGCAGCGGTGGAAGTCCAGCTCGACTATGCTGAGGATGAGCTGGATGAATTTGTTTTCCCTCGTTCTGGGTTGGTTGACCTTATCAAACAGGTCAAGGATCTCAGTGCAACCTACCAAATCGGCCGATTGTACAGGATGGGGGCTCGCATTGTACTCGCAGGCTCCACCAATGCAGGCAAGAGCTCGTTGTTCAACCTCCTGCTCAAGCAGGAGCGTTCCATTGTTAGCCCGGTACGGGGAACGACACGCGACTACATTGAAGCAGATTTGGATGTCCAAGGTATTCCGATTCGGCTTTATGATACCGCAGGATTGCGAGAAAGTGACGATGCCATTGAAAGCGAAGGTATCAGAAGGACCGAGCGGCTCATCGGCCAGGCCGACCTGGTAGTCTATCTGGTGGACAGTACCGAACTCGGTCATGTTCCAAAGGAAGATGAGCGCACCTTGGTCGTCTATAACAAGAGCGACCTTGTCAAGCCACCCAAAGGCAGGATGGCCATCAGTGCACAGACTGGCGAAGGGGTGCCGAATTTGTTGGCTGAGATAGCCAAACGATTGGCCAAGGGAAGTGTGTCCAGTGGGGATGAACAAGTGGTCATAGAATCAGAACGGCAGCATACGCTGCTTGAGAACGCCGCCCAGGCACTCCAGCGATGCTTGGTCCTTGTTGATCAGGATATACCACTGGATATAACCGCTGTTGAATTGGGAGAAGCTCTTCAGAACCTCGGAGAGCTGACGGGTGAAGTAACACCGGCTGACATTCTGCAAAAGATATTCAGCGGTTTTTGTGTAGGAAAATAA